A region of Moorena producens PAL-8-15-08-1 DNA encodes the following proteins:
- a CDS encoding class I SAM-dependent DNA methyltransferase, producing the protein MQQDHIEGKIIDGRLGQFHRDVHALTYDPDRLERAYDKHAENYDEFLLDLAGDGTSGCSHYTTLFFSRHVPKHKGLRILDAGVGTGIGGVELINLGYNPLSIVGVDLSSKMLAQAQKRGIYEALHHACFPETNEILQPDEFDAVLCAGGFSHAAMPESAMPEFVRVTRPGGFVVFSVRKSVYDKSDSAITAMIKRLEEDRSWKIVAQECGKYLPADGVQAVYFACQVL; encoded by the coding sequence ATGCAACAAGATCATATCGAAGGAAAGATCATTGACGGTCGTCTTGGACAATTTCACCGAGATGTGCATGCCCTCACTTATGATCCAGATAGGCTAGAGAGAGCATATGATAAGCATGCAGAGAATTACGATGAATTTCTCTTGGACTTAGCTGGAGACGGTACATCTGGCTGTAGCCACTATACAACCCTATTCTTTAGTAGGCACGTGCCAAAACATAAGGGTCTGCGCATCTTGGATGCAGGGGTTGGTACAGGTATTGGTGGAGTTGAACTTATCAATCTGGGTTACAATCCTCTCTCGATCGTAGGTGTTGATCTCTCCTCAAAAATGTTAGCGCAAGCACAGAAGCGAGGAATTTATGAGGCACTTCATCATGCCTGCTTCCCAGAAACAAATGAAATTTTGCAGCCAGATGAATTTGACGCAGTGCTATGTGCTGGAGGGTTCAGTCATGCAGCAATGCCTGAGTCAGCAATGCCTGAATTTGTAAGAGTCACTCGACCAGGAGGGTTTGTTGTATTTAGCGTTCGCAAATCTGTGTATGACAAGTCTGATTCAGCAATCACTGCCATGATAAAACGCCTAGAAGAAGATCGATCCTGGAAGATTGTTGCTCAAGAGTGTGGAAAATATCTACCTGCTGATGGGGTACAAGCAGTTTACTTTGCCTGCCAAGTTCTTTAG
- a CDS encoding DMT family transporter — protein MIPTLGVILCWGAWAFLPKLSAQYISDRSAIVYQGLGGAIVATLIFLHLRDGLETHPGGIIAIVAGMLNFLGVLFYIKAVSKGSVAIVSTLSALYPLVVIVLGLVVLHETLILKQMIGIGFALVAIALIAT, from the coding sequence TTGATACCCACATTAGGCGTAATTTTGTGTTGGGGAGCTTGGGCATTTTTGCCTAAACTTTCGGCTCAGTATATTAGCGATAGAAGTGCCATTGTCTATCAGGGATTAGGAGGAGCAATTGTTGCAACGCTTATCTTTCTGCATCTCAGGGATGGCCTGGAAACCCATCCAGGCGGGATTATAGCTATTGTTGCAGGTATGCTCAATTTTTTGGGGGTGCTATTTTATATCAAGGCAGTTTCTAAGGGGTCAGTAGCGATCGTTTCTACCCTATCTGCCCTTTATCCCTTAGTGGTCATTGTTCTGGGATTAGTTGTTTTGCACGAAACATTGATCCTAAAACAAATGATTGGTATTGGTTTTGCCCTAGTTGCGATCGCGCTAATTGCTACATAA
- a CDS encoding aspartyl/asparaginyl beta-hydroxylase domain-containing protein, giving the protein MPTGFSHNAAKEIEQATSLPWQENSYREYTSQGYEVFSLFSKSGNSTDTIIEDCSPTPTPELDKLPTIRSFLEHCNLSLMWVRLNKLAPGSCFWEHRDYSELSEKQKVRLHVPISTSADSYMCFQGTAVHLKPDSLWLLRPNYDVHGFLNGSSVRIHLIIDAYLNNELSNEIDQVYLPEESLTLLPEPTPEIYNKLLSLAARLVDDNREQDAEELLLKTFLQYNQPLGFSYDLVVSLYEKYSRLEKVQEWISIKSRFLHQEELKNVKKKWEQPDHATRSYRRKDH; this is encoded by the coding sequence TTGCCAACTGGCTTTTCCCATAATGCCGCCAAAGAAATTGAGCAAGCAACTTCTCTGCCATGGCAAGAAAATTCTTACCGTGAGTATACAAGTCAGGGATATGAAGTTTTTTCACTCTTTAGTAAAAGTGGAAACTCCACCGATACAATTATTGAAGATTGCAGCCCAACACCAACTCCTGAACTTGATAAATTGCCAACAATACGTTCATTTTTAGAGCATTGCAATCTATCGTTGATGTGGGTTCGATTAAACAAGCTTGCTCCAGGTAGTTGCTTTTGGGAGCATCGAGATTATTCTGAACTCTCTGAGAAGCAGAAAGTTAGGCTGCATGTACCAATTTCCACATCAGCGGATAGCTACATGTGTTTTCAAGGTACAGCAGTTCACTTAAAGCCAGATTCTCTCTGGCTTTTACGGCCTAATTATGATGTACATGGTTTTCTGAATGGAAGCTCTGTAAGAATCCATTTAATAATAGATGCTTACCTAAACAATGAACTCAGCAATGAAATTGATCAGGTATATTTACCTGAAGAAAGTTTGACCCTACTGCCTGAGCCAACCCCTGAGATCTACAATAAACTACTTAGCCTTGCTGCTAGACTTGTTGATGACAATCGAGAACAGGATGCTGAGGAATTACTACTTAAAACTTTTTTGCAATACAATCAGCCCTTAGGTTTTTCCTATGACTTAGTTGTAAGTTTGTACGAAAAATATTCCAGGCTTGAAAAGGTGCAGGAATGGATTAGTATAAAATCTAGATTTTTGCATCAAGAGGAACTGAAAAATGTCAAGAAGAAATGGGAGCAACCAGATCATGCAACAAGATCATATCGAAGGAAAGATCATTGA
- a CDS encoding 2OG-Fe(II) oxygenase family protein — MTKAIEHPPSDKPFTGPTLIPDDTVAPGFAASHYQLQGEIMTKIVPHLLRALAVALNLDPDWFDPYFDDPILIHRANYYPPEYGIAGKHTDTGIFTVLIQEYFPTPSLRVYAKNAWIDAVCLEDAFVINLGDMLQYWTNGLFVSTAHEVIHTSPNSRVSIPVFVFPNSHTIIEPMGTDEKINSTDIMLENFNSVWVIKTGAGRARELKYSENEKTRLARLPK; from the coding sequence TTGACCAAGGCAATTGAACATCCACCTTCAGACAAGCCGTTTACTGGCCCTACCTTGATTCCTGATGATACTGTAGCCCCTGGTTTTGCTGCATCCCACTATCAGCTTCAAGGGGAAATTATGACTAAAATTGTTCCCCACCTTCTCAGGGCACTGGCTGTTGCCTTAAACCTTGACCCGGATTGGTTTGACCCTTATTTTGATGATCCAATCCTGATCCATCGAGCCAATTACTATCCTCCTGAGTATGGCATTGCCGGAAAACACACAGATACCGGCATCTTCACCGTGTTAATCCAAGAGTATTTCCCAACCCCTTCCCTACGGGTTTATGCCAAAAATGCCTGGATTGATGCGGTTTGTTTAGAAGATGCTTTTGTGATTAATTTGGGGGATATGTTGCAATACTGGACGAATGGCTTATTTGTCAGCACTGCCCATGAAGTGATTCATACAAGCCCCAATAGTCGGGTTTCTATCCCTGTTTTTGTCTTCCCTAATTCCCATACAATTATTGAGCCAATGGGAACAGATGAAAAGATTAATTCTACCGACATTATGCTGGAAAACTTTAATTCAGTTTGGGTGATTAAAACAGGGGCAGGTCGAGCTCGGGAATTAAAGTATTCTGAAAATGAAAAAACAAGACTAGCACGGTTACCAAAGTAG
- a CDS encoding S8 family peptidase, with translation MRKFLILCLFVIGLGFALFNFKGLANQGNFESIVIDFREDIPAAQLNEQLQAIAKEYEVNPQLNSEFSAADHIYILNGDKQLLNTLKQSGLSQATEYIEPNYTYSAFEVPNDPDYGKQWNLRSINVESAWDDTKGSGVTVAVIDTGVSAVPDLKDTQFVEGYDFVNDRIEAWDDQGHGTHVAGTIAQSTNNGYGVAGVAYEATLMPLKVLAANGGGTVADIAEAIRFAADHEVDVINMSLGGAGESNLMAEAIDYAYHKGVVLVAAAGNSNQNAAAYPARYPHVIGVSALDSAGLKAPYSNFGAGVDISAPGGSENGKILQETIDGETGSPVFAGFQGTSMASPHVAGVAALIKASGIQDPGDVLNVLKQSTRVIEDDPLNHYGAGQLDAGAAVKLALKGQITFQDFFRWLRDNGYLNPRFWIDGGVIALWPKIAMVLGSYLLAWFLRNYFPFTWSWSLATGLVAGSSGLFFLKGLYIFDLPQWPFRVMGSSIPELGSAIGSSSFLNPLFASVVIPFILIALLLGHPQWKWLAVGSALGVASCLAVSAVVSPELIWLGGGVLSRVFLIANALLCFGLAYLAVQGEKQSA, from the coding sequence ATGAGAAAATTTTTGATATTGTGTCTGTTTGTAATAGGGCTGGGTTTTGCCCTGTTTAACTTTAAAGGATTGGCAAATCAGGGGAATTTTGAGTCGATTGTAATCGACTTCCGGGAAGATATCCCAGCTGCTCAACTTAATGAGCAATTGCAAGCGATCGCAAAAGAATACGAGGTTAATCCCCAACTCAATAGTGAATTTTCAGCAGCGGATCACATATATATCCTAAACGGAGATAAACAACTGCTGAATACCCTGAAACAATCAGGACTATCCCAAGCAACAGAATATATTGAACCGAACTATACCTATAGTGCCTTCGAGGTTCCCAATGACCCTGACTATGGCAAGCAGTGGAACCTGCGCAGCATTAATGTAGAATCTGCCTGGGATGACACCAAGGGTAGTGGGGTAACAGTAGCAGTGATTGACACCGGGGTCAGCGCAGTCCCGGATTTGAAAGATACTCAATTTGTTGAAGGCTACGACTTTGTCAATGACCGGATTGAAGCATGGGATGATCAAGGTCACGGTACTCACGTAGCCGGTACCATTGCCCAATCTACCAACAATGGTTACGGTGTTGCCGGAGTTGCTTACGAAGCTACCCTGATGCCCCTGAAGGTATTGGCAGCTAATGGTGGTGGTACAGTGGCTGATATTGCGGAAGCGATTCGCTTTGCGGCTGATCATGAGGTAGATGTGATCAACATGAGTTTAGGAGGGGCTGGTGAAAGCAATCTGATGGCAGAGGCAATTGACTATGCCTATCACAAAGGTGTTGTCCTAGTGGCTGCTGCTGGTAACTCTAACCAAAATGCTGCCGCTTATCCTGCCCGCTATCCCCATGTTATTGGTGTTTCTGCCCTTGATTCCGCAGGTCTGAAAGCTCCCTACTCTAACTTTGGTGCTGGGGTAGATATCTCAGCCCCTGGTGGCAGTGAAAATGGTAAGATTTTGCAAGAGACGATTGATGGAGAGACAGGCAGCCCTGTATTTGCTGGCTTCCAAGGCACCAGTATGGCATCGCCTCACGTAGCTGGTGTGGCAGCTTTAATCAAAGCTAGTGGGATTCAAGACCCTGGTGATGTATTGAATGTACTCAAGCAGTCCACCCGAGTTATAGAAGATGACCCCCTAAACCACTATGGTGCTGGACAATTGGATGCTGGTGCTGCCGTTAAACTGGCTCTGAAAGGACAAATTACCTTCCAAGACTTCTTCCGCTGGTTACGGGATAACGGCTATCTCAATCCTCGCTTTTGGATTGACGGTGGTGTAATCGCCCTGTGGCCAAAGATTGCTATGGTACTAGGTTCCTATTTGCTGGCCTGGTTCTTGCGCAATTATTTTCCCTTTACTTGGAGTTGGTCTCTTGCCACTGGCTTAGTAGCCGGGAGTTCAGGATTATTCTTCCTGAAAGGTTTGTATATATTTGACTTACCCCAATGGCCCTTCCGAGTCATGGGCAGTTCGATTCCAGAATTGGGTAGCGCTATTGGCAGCAGCAGTTTTCTCAACCCTCTATTTGCCAGTGTTGTGATTCCATTTATTTTAATCGCCCTACTGTTAGGACATCCCCAATGGAAGTGGTTAGCAGTTGGTTCAGCTCTCGGTGTGGCCAGTTGCCTAGCCG
- a CDS encoding 2-oxoglutarate and iron-dependent oxygenase domain-containing protein, producing the protein MNTLPIISLTKLKDLNGSNSGNEEHKRLYNICLEHGFFYLKYHGISADLVQQTIDSSRNFFQLPEDIKKAYGQDKQTVYPNTSRGYIPLYGETFHEDVGPDPKEVFDQGN; encoded by the coding sequence ATGAATACCTTACCCATAATCTCGTTAACAAAATTAAAAGACCTCAATGGTTCAAACTCAGGCAACGAAGAACACAAACGCCTCTACAACATCTGCTTAGAGCATGGGTTTTTCTATTTGAAATATCATGGCATTTCCGCCGATTTAGTTCAACAAACCATCGACAGCTCTCGTAACTTTTTCCAGTTGCCAGAGGACATTAAAAAAGCCTACGGCCAAGACAAACAAACCGTTTATCCCAACACCTCTAGGGGCTACATTCCCCTTTATGGCGAAACCTTCCATGAAGATGTTGGTCCTGATCCCAAGGAAGTTTTTGACCAAGGCAATTGA